In a genomic window of Mageeibacillus indolicus UPII9-5:
- a CDS encoding glycoside hydrolase family 125 protein: MEKYLPTGNDFVSLPRINESTGGIEDITFLYMAAKGLIDIRGSESAPLIQPYVNLDGDCSLSSTQLIWTRLDDWLPQFTAQFDSLEIKTLYLPPIGERGFAIQITVHNTSESAKNVAIGLNGCWASSWHCVNEDKPLSGKATCFRSGWNSSLIFEYHAGFPMFAFAPMADAQTESSFSCSDDGSVTYDLSNHCTISADGTTSVVFYWGLGFEEVAAATSAKEMLRQTFDVELAKTRTWLQERRVTFGGDAKLTQLYNTNLFFCMFFSTGITLDTEELVLVTSRSPRYYVSAAYWDRDSLLWSFPAILDADPERAKEMLSYVFGRQRRNFGIHSRYIDGTVLEPGFELDELVAPLLALERYIDKTGDKSILNDSDIIQGISLILNRLRQHEATSCKLYDTFLQPTDDEHIYPYITYDNVLVWKALKDLAKLAPQYTYLEETADEIKDAIITHCVKKSADGKPYFGWSIDLNGSHDVYDEPPGSLQLLPLFGFCSPSDEVYRNTVAMIRSPEYKYSFANSPIDEIGCPHAPHPWILSLANSLLCGRVEHCRAILGRISMDNGIACESVDEVTGCCTTGEAFATCAGFLCHSIREALL; encoded by the coding sequence ATGGAAAAGTATCTACCTACTGGCAATGATTTTGTTTCTTTACCGCGCATCAATGAAAGCACAGGTGGAATAGAAGATATAACATTTTTGTATATGGCTGCAAAGGGGCTTATAGATATTCGTGGGAGTGAATCTGCTCCTTTGATTCAGCCTTATGTTAATTTGGATGGAGATTGCTCCCTTTCTTCAACACAACTTATATGGACTCGCCTCGATGATTGGCTTCCTCAATTCACTGCACAGTTTGATAGTCTTGAAATAAAAACGCTTTATCTGCCGCCAATTGGCGAGCGTGGATTTGCAATTCAAATAACGGTTCATAACACCTCTGAAAGCGCAAAAAATGTTGCTATAGGGCTGAATGGATGCTGGGCATCATCTTGGCACTGTGTAAACGAGGACAAGCCGCTAAGTGGTAAAGCAACTTGTTTCCGCAGCGGCTGGAACAGTAGCTTGATTTTCGAATATCATGCAGGATTCCCAATGTTCGCCTTTGCCCCTATGGCCGATGCGCAAACAGAGTCTTCTTTTAGTTGTTCTGATGACGGCAGTGTCACCTACGATTTATCCAATCACTGTACAATTTCTGCTGATGGAACAACCTCGGTTGTATTTTATTGGGGACTCGGTTTCGAGGAAGTTGCTGCAGCAACAAGCGCCAAAGAAATGCTCCGGCAAACCTTCGATGTGGAACTTGCAAAAACTAGGACTTGGCTTCAAGAGCGCCGCGTCACTTTTGGCGGTGATGCGAAACTCACGCAGCTCTACAATACGAATTTGTTCTTCTGTATGTTCTTCTCAACCGGTATTACGCTTGACACGGAAGAATTAGTGCTTGTTACTAGCAGAAGTCCTCGCTACTACGTAAGTGCTGCCTACTGGGATCGCGACAGTCTGCTTTGGAGTTTTCCTGCCATTTTGGATGCCGATCCAGAACGTGCCAAAGAAATGCTTTCGTATGTATTCGGCCGGCAGCGCCGAAACTTTGGCATTCATTCTCGATACATTGATGGTACTGTTTTAGAGCCAGGCTTTGAGTTGGATGAACTCGTTGCACCTCTCCTGGCGCTTGAACGCTACATTGACAAAACCGGTGACAAATCCATTTTAAATGATTCCGATATCATTCAAGGCATAAGCCTAATTTTGAATCGCCTGCGGCAGCACGAAGCCACATCTTGCAAATTGTATGATACTTTCCTGCAACCAACAGACGACGAGCACATTTACCCTTATATTACATACGATAATGTTCTTGTGTGGAAAGCTCTTAAAGATTTGGCCAAACTAGCACCGCAATATACGTATCTGGAGGAAACTGCAGATGAAATCAAAGATGCCATCATCACGCATTGTGTTAAAAAAAGTGCAGATGGAAAACCTTATTTCGGATGGTCTATTGATTTGAACGGTAGCCATGATGTTTATGACGAGCCGCCGGGAAGTCTGCAGTTGCTTCCTTTGTTCGGTTTTTGCAGTCCATCCGATGAAGTATACCGCAACACCGTTGCAATGATTCGTTCGCCAGAATACAAATACAGCTTTGCTAACAGTCCAATCGATGAAATTGGGTGTCCCCATGCACCTCACCCTTGGATTTTAAGTTTAGCCAATAGTTTGTTGTGCGGGCGCGTAGAACATTGTCGCGCCATTTTGGGAAGAATCTCTATGGACAACGGAATCGCTTGCGAAAGCGTTGATGAAGTGACTGGTTGCTGCACCACTGGCGAAGCTTTCGCTACCTGTGCAGGATTCCTTTGCCATTCTATCCGTGAAGCATTACTATAA
- a CDS encoding glycoside hydrolase family 65 protein, with protein MRQDTILKPWQIELTTNSTKDSFEESIFFTGNGRMGIRGYLPFWQEKRTFETGLFVAGIFGEIKPGITDFVNLPTPVWGSIECDGHPITLSSPVHSTLDMKTGVRSQSFLVESGETTLNIEHRVFCSISDPSLLVQQLSFSASRTSDITVHAGINTACCNCPIPDDQVKENHETIKLAKLTNKDLQKDSVSCTFSILGTGLIVKEQMIFHSSFAKSEDYISDDSIGKQWCGVLQSGQKFILEATTRITTSRDIDSLIGSNEISDTYDELFAKSSLAWASRWSESDIEIEGAPDDQSAVRYNIFQLITSCSARDSSVSIGARGLTHTRYKGCYFWDTDFFMLPFFLYTHPEAAKSLLMYRVKTLPQAKENAKKMNNYGARYPWMTSFDGSEQCESWDIGASELHITADIPFAMQQYFSATDDEDFYLQAMEVLIETARFWYSRCIIHPDGSADLMFCKGPDEYCGITNNNLFTNCMVKFNIDLAINAALKLKKADPGRYTELSLSDEEVLTWHSLRDNLKECRDSQTGRYLPDETFARLEPVDIKTLKTDDSASYHHVCFDRLQRYQVIKQADTLLLMSRMPKKFTYMERLNAWEDFEPCCLHDSTLSFASHALFAAQNGLQSAAEKYLKKALYLDLHEVMNNTGKEGLHLACLGETWSSILFGFLGANFDSGIPTFSPSLPSSWKALKMNFYWKGSQYQIVVSEGRSSVSKV; from the coding sequence ATGCGTCAAGACACAATTTTGAAGCCTTGGCAAATTGAGCTTACAACAAATAGCACAAAAGACAGTTTTGAAGAAAGCATTTTCTTCACTGGGAACGGCCGCATGGGCATACGTGGGTATCTCCCATTCTGGCAGGAAAAGCGCACCTTTGAGACAGGTCTGTTTGTTGCCGGCATCTTCGGTGAGATCAAACCCGGTATCACCGATTTCGTGAACCTGCCCACACCTGTTTGGGGAAGCATCGAATGTGATGGACACCCTATTACGCTTTCCTCTCCTGTACACAGCACGTTAGATATGAAAACAGGCGTTCGCTCACAGTCTTTTTTAGTCGAAAGCGGTGAAACCACTCTAAATATTGAGCATCGGGTATTCTGCAGCATCTCCGATCCCTCACTACTCGTACAGCAGCTTTCTTTCTCCGCATCGCGCACCTCTGATATTACAGTACATGCAGGAATTAATACTGCTTGCTGCAACTGCCCGATCCCAGATGACCAAGTAAAAGAAAATCACGAGACTATTAAACTTGCTAAGCTCACCAATAAAGATCTTCAAAAAGATAGTGTTAGCTGCACCTTTTCTATTTTAGGCACCGGACTGATCGTAAAGGAGCAAATGATTTTCCATTCTTCCTTTGCCAAATCTGAAGACTATATCTCTGATGACAGCATTGGAAAGCAGTGGTGCGGGGTTTTGCAAAGTGGTCAAAAGTTTATTTTGGAAGCGACCACGCGCATTACTACAAGTCGAGACATCGATTCACTTATTGGGAGCAACGAGATTTCAGACACTTATGACGAACTTTTTGCCAAATCCTCTCTTGCGTGGGCCTCTCGTTGGAGCGAGTCTGATATCGAAATTGAAGGCGCACCAGATGATCAATCGGCTGTGCGGTATAATATATTTCAGCTTATTACCAGCTGCTCTGCTCGTGACAGCAGCGTAAGCATTGGTGCCCGTGGATTGACACATACACGGTATAAGGGATGCTATTTCTGGGATACCGATTTCTTTATGCTACCTTTCTTCCTATATACCCATCCAGAAGCTGCCAAAAGCTTACTGATGTATCGTGTAAAGACTCTTCCGCAGGCGAAAGAGAACGCCAAGAAAATGAACAATTACGGTGCCCGATATCCATGGATGACCTCCTTCGACGGCTCTGAGCAATGTGAAAGCTGGGATATCGGTGCCAGTGAGTTGCACATCACTGCGGACATTCCCTTTGCAATGCAGCAATACTTTAGTGCCACTGACGATGAAGACTTTTACTTGCAAGCTATGGAAGTCCTCATCGAAACAGCCCGCTTTTGGTATAGCCGTTGTATTATTCATCCCGATGGCTCCGCCGACCTCATGTTTTGTAAGGGTCCTGATGAATATTGTGGAATTACGAACAACAATCTTTTTACCAATTGTATGGTAAAGTTCAACATTGACTTGGCCATCAATGCAGCCCTAAAACTCAAGAAAGCGGATCCTGGCCGATATACAGAGCTTTCTCTCAGTGATGAAGAAGTTCTTACATGGCATTCTCTTCGCGACAACCTAAAAGAATGCCGCGATTCTCAAACAGGGAGATATCTGCCAGATGAAACCTTTGCTCGGTTAGAGCCGGTTGACATTAAAACACTAAAAACCGATGATAGTGCCAGCTATCATCATGTTTGCTTTGATCGTCTGCAAAGATATCAAGTCATCAAACAAGCTGATACACTGCTCCTAATGTCCCGAATGCCAAAGAAATTCACTTACATGGAACGTCTGAACGCTTGGGAAGATTTCGAGCCATGTTGCTTGCACGATTCCACTTTGAGTTTCGCCAGCCATGCGCTTTTTGCAGCACAAAATGGTTTGCAGAGTGCTGCCGAAAAGTACCTAAAAAAAGCTCTCTATCTTGATCTCCACGAAGTTATGAACAATACGGGAAAAGAAGGCCTTCATCTTGCCTGTTTAGGCGAAACATGGTCAAGCATTTTATTTGGCTTCTTGGGGGCCAATTTCGACAGCGGAATCCCCACCTTTTCTCCTTCTCTTCCTTCCAGCTGGAAAGCATTAAAAATGAACTTTTATTGGAAAGGAAGCCAATATCAGATTGTTGTTTCTGAAGGACGTTCTTCAGTTTCGAAAGTTTAA